A genomic segment from Flavobacterium sp. 9R encodes:
- a CDS encoding LytTR family DNA-binding domain-containing protein has translation MTTIIIEDEKPAARLLQRKLEKLQINVTVLLHSVEEAIEWFWNHPHPDLIFLDIQLSDGLSFAIFEAVEIKSAIIFTTAYDEYALRAFKLNSIDYLLKPIDEDDLEIAVNKYKSRVPEKAPENPSLALDFEAIKKMLTNPFEKNYKKRFTLKIGQHLKVISVDEIECFYSENKGTYLHTFDNRDYLLETTLEVLEQELDPTAFYRISRKFIIPLKAIKEIVVYSNSRLKIILPTYKAEEVIVSREKVADFRNWIG, from the coding sequence CAACGTAAACTCGAAAAACTACAAATCAATGTAACAGTACTGCTGCACTCGGTAGAAGAGGCTATCGAATGGTTTTGGAACCATCCCCATCCCGACCTAATTTTTTTGGATATTCAATTATCCGATGGCTTGTCTTTTGCCATTTTTGAAGCAGTCGAAATTAAGAGTGCTATCATTTTTACCACCGCTTATGACGAATATGCTTTGCGTGCTTTTAAACTCAACAGTATTGATTATTTACTCAAACCCATCGATGAAGATGACTTGGAAATTGCAGTGAATAAATACAAATCAAGAGTCCCAGAAAAGGCACCTGAAAATCCTTCGCTTGCGTTAGATTTTGAAGCTATCAAAAAGATGCTGACCAACCCATTTGAGAAAAATTATAAAAAGCGATTTACACTAAAAATTGGGCAACATTTGAAGGTGATTTCAGTTGATGAAATTGAATGTTTTTACAGCGAAAATAAAGGAACCTATTTGCATACTTTCGACAACAGAGATTATCTTCTGGAAACCACTTTAGAGGTTTTGGAACAAGAATTAGACCCTACTGCTTTTTACAGAATCAGCCGAAAATTTATCATTCCATTAAAGGCCATAAAGGAGATAGTGGTGTACAGTAACTCTCGTTTAAAGATTATTTTACCTACTTATAAAGCCGAAGAAGTGATAGTAAGTAGAGAAAAAGTAGCCGATTTCAGAAACTGGATTGGTTAA